A stretch of DNA from Myxocyprinus asiaticus isolate MX2 ecotype Aquarium Trade chromosome 32, UBuf_Myxa_2, whole genome shotgun sequence:
TGATGCAGCTGTTGCATCCAGATTTGAGAGTGCGAAGAAGACAATATGCATCAAAATGTGTAAAAGCAGTTCAAATCAGACAGGATGGGTATTTCAAATGAACTGCTTAATATTTAAAATGGTTAAACATAATACCCAATGCATTTTAAACCACATAGGCCCTCTTCTCCAGTGAACCTCACGCTAATGGCTGATTCAGACACCACCTCTACATCTCATCCCCAGCTGCACTGCCCACATCCACCTGTCTCACTTTCACTACCTTTCCTGAGGGAGGGTAGTAAAGTCTTGGAGAGGAAACCGCCCCATACAGGGGAGCCTCTCAGTCCACTGCCAACCAAGCGCACACGCACCTATTCAGCGTGAGTACCTGTATTAATGTGCAGTGTAAGAGCAAACCATTTTTAAACAacctgtgtaaatgaaatgcaaataATCCCATCTTGTTAAGAAACAGTGTTACAGATATTGGTGTGTTACATTAAATAAAAGATAAAGAGATGTTTTGCCTTTTTTAATTACTGAAGTGTATCATGCTAGTTGATTTGAACACTTCTTTATCCTGGTCTTTTGTCAGATCGGTGAGAGCCAAATCTGGACCTGTCTTTAAAGGCATTTGCAAAAACTTCTCAAGGTCACAAGGTCATGGATTCATTCGCCCCTCCCATGGAGGAGAAGACATATTTGTTCACATCTCAGAGTAAGTGAGGACATTCTTTGCATAATTATAACAAAggaaaatcatttttattatgtTATGGATGGCATTCTTTATCAGCATCAAATAAAGTTAACTAACATCTTGTGTTGTAttattttgt
This window harbors:
- the LOC127423154 gene encoding cold shock domain-containing protein C2-like yields the protein MADSDTTSTSHPQLHCPHPPVSLSLPFLREGSKVLERKPPHTGEPLSPLPTKRTRTYSASVRAKSGPVFKGICKNFSRSQGHGFIRPSHGGEDIFVHISDIEGEYVPMEGDEVTYKVCPVPPKNIKFQAVEVVITNLSSGRKHETWSGQVISS